Part of the Anticarsia gemmatalis isolate Benzon Research Colony breed Stoneville strain chromosome 14, ilAntGemm2 primary, whole genome shotgun sequence genome, ACAGAAAGCGGCTATCAATTAATCATAAAGAGGAGCAACTACTCCATAAATTCAACTAATAATTTGTCTAGAGATACTGCCTTTGAGGTAATAGTGAAATTCAGATACTGGTTATTACTTACGACAAAAAAGAAATCGCCGGAAGATTAATTATAACCTAATGAggcttggcatgcacgattcaTCTCAATTATAATGATTGATTCtgagtatttccaaaataatgtaGTTGTATCAAAGATGCCACTGCCTGCTGTATAAGCCTACGAGTCACTGACCTAAATTACAAACATGAGAAGTTGGACTACAGTACCTAATACAAACAGACAAGTTATATTCGTAAAACAAACTCACCTCGTTTATTACAATCCTTTTCATTAGCATTGCCTTGCGGGAAGCAATCGAACCTATTAATTTCATCCACTTTCGAGCACATATCTTGCAGTATTTCAGCCGTACGGTCCGGGTATACATTCTTCTTGTTCAACTCCGCTTTCTTGCGAGGGTCTGTAGCGTTGCTTTTGTTCTTTGTGCTAAGGTTGTTGTGGTCGTGGTAACGGTATTCCGGTACCTGCTGAGGTGGAAACTGCGTTTGTTTTAAAGTCTGCCCTTAACTTAACTTGTCAGGTAAATGATCTAAGAATTAGATATCTTCTATGACATCATTAGTTAAGTAAGAAAAATCGTGGGGGAACCTTGTCTGAGGGTTCTTTAAAACGTCTAGAAGGGATACAAAATGCCCAAAACTAACTCGACTAGCGCAGAGGACCTAAGGCGTAACCTCTAGTCATCTTAGAAGTACACCCGTGCATCTTATCAGAATAGTAATAGGCTAAGTCTAATCAACTATGTAGTTAAAATCGAAATAGAAAAATCGAAGGCAAAATAGAATCTCgagataaaaaatagttaaggAAAACTATAAAGAATTGGTTGAAACATAATGTTTTAGCAAGAACGAAGTTATGAAACGCAACTAACCTTTTCATATGGCAACGGAGATAACGGTTTCTTGATTGTGTCGGGATGTGTTCTCTCCCATAGCTTCCTGTAAGAGTGAATAATTGCATGAGGCTGTGCATTGTCTCAGTATTAAGTCAATGAATTTTAACAAATAGCGATATACTAGTTGCGCGATTGATCGCATGTAGATACATAGTTGACAAACGAATGAAAGTCCAAtctatattatgtttacaatattattgatattgtctTAGTGGAATATTCCACTTATCTGTTAAGAGTAACTAGAAATAGGTCACCATCTCCACTGTACTTAAAATAGACGATGAGAATAGTACTAACGGATGTACCTACTGACGACCAAATAGTGAAGCATAACTCAATTTTTATgtggtactagctgacccgcgcaacttggcttgcgtcacataagaaagaatggtcataattttccccgtttttgtaacattttttactggtactctgctccttttggtcgtagcgtgatgatatatagcctataaccttcctcgataaatgggctatctaacactgaaagaatttttcaaatcggaccagtagttcctgagattagcgcattcaaacaaacaaacaaacaaacaaacaaacaaactcttcagctttataatattaaataaattaaataaaaataataatatatatatattatagtattatagtacagatttaaacaaattttgtcACTTCAATGTCTAATGCAGAATGAGGCAAAGATGAGCAactaaaagtgttttttttattattgtactcAACGTAACATTAAACAAAGGAGCAAAATAAAGTTGGAAATACATAAACCTTCACATAAAGTTTATACCTGTAATGTTCCTCTCCCCAAGTACCGCCGACTGCGCCCCCTACAGCCCACCAGGCACCCACACAGAGCGCACACACCAGCGCCACACCCAACATGCCTGAACCTAATCCAGGCAGGTGCTCCCAAATACGCTGGAATATGTTACGACGCTCCGAGAAGCGTTGGTATCTATAAAGGAAAATTAATTGCGTTTAAGAACATAAGTATTAATAATGAAACACATAAAGTAATTAACTTGCTTTAATGGCATTTATAGATACATAGGTTGTCAGAGTTTAGAATTTGATCCTAGCATTTCTACAACCAAACATCCTCGATGTTGCTGCCTGGTAGAGGAAACATACTGAGGTCAGAGACATACTGATTACTGAGCTTTGTTGGTTGGTTGTCTGGTTGTCTGGTTGCTGGCACCAAACAAGAATAAGTAGTGGTAACAGTTCTCCTGTGTACACCAGAGCGGACTAGCAAAAATATCTCTAAAAACATAGTCTAAAATTGTAGACTTGTAGTCAAAATAGATCTAGTCATGTTAATGCTGAACACAGTATGATAAAGAAATTATGTGCAtgctgataatataataaaatgtcaataaacaCTGgacataaaaaagaaacactATACTTAATCTTCTTCTTGGTCATTATTCCACTTATCTCACAGAAacaattatcaaaatgtttaattcaataaaaacaaacaacacaagCCAGACTACGGCAATGTTATGAGTTGTTGGacaaattactatttatatcaACTTTATATCAAGACGTAACAAAGTTCATGTTTACGTTCAAACCGCAAgataaaataacacaacaatGGATAGCGCCTAGCAGTATAGTTTATTTCCTCTGCACTTTGTAACTTGGAATTTTAAATGTGAGTATAATCGTAAAACTACATGTTTGTAGTCAGCATTTTAGTGTGCAGCAGTTGAAATTAATACCAATTGTAATAACAAAATGCTTTATGGACAGAAAATTTAAGTATGAGGCATACAATTGATTTATTTGAGCAgtgtttttttctaaaagtttaGTTGAAACAAGTATTAGGATACAATTTGATGCCCAATTAGATTCTCCtagataagaaaaaaatcatgaaaCACAGGAATTgacttaaaattaaacagaatcAAGAAATTTACACATAAATGAGGAAAAGAGCATCATATAACTGCTAACTCACAGTGCtggataaaaataattttgtttaacaaataatgGCTGCGCCTAGTGGGGTTGTCATAGTTATAAGTATAATCTTGTAATACTAGACTggtaataaatgatatttttttaatgtggaAATAACTGGTGGATATTAAAGAAGAAATAAACCACTTACCAAGAAAATCTCTTACTTTACAATTAAATGATAACTTTTATGttgttatttcaataataacaaatacgtCTAATACTTTGTCCAAGACTCTGAATAATAATGATGTATTGTATATTGGTATTTTATACTCCCTGCAGAACAATACTATCTTGAAACATAACTCACGGAAAATTATTAACACAAATTCCAGAAATAGAACTACTTCTAAACATATCGGCTTATATCTTAACACATTCATGGCAATGTgtttaaattgaataacaaaattatagcaAAAACTATAGAATACTATTTATGTTTCAGCTATGTTGCATCTTGAATAGATAATGTTATATGGTCATTGCAGAAATATAATGCCCTATTGAGATACTAGTATCACAGTAGGGACCTTATTCCTCAGCTTTGTGTATGTGAAATCTATCAAATTGTGCTTCAATTGCTGTCTCCTAACTAAAAGGTAAATACTCCTAACTAAAACAGAAGCACCAGGATgctatctatttttaaataaccacaacaatgtcttttatttaaaaggaaacAATAAAAGTGCCCCGAGCAAGACAAAGGATTTAAAGATATATAGTAAATATTACCTGTGTTCCCTAGATGTGGATTCTCCTTCGTTCTTAGGCTTCGGAATAACACCACTGAACAGTGGAGCCCTGCCTCCTTTGCCATTGTACCTCCCGAATGGAGCAAAAGAATTGGATAATTTCCTCTTAAAAGTTACACTCTTTGGTCCGTTTAAAGACGTTTCTGTTTGTCTCTCACCACTCCGCGAACTCTCACCCTCTGTTTCCGCCAATTTCGTAGTCTTATCATTCTCATAACAAAGACGATAGTTGATGTTGTCATTCAAAGTCAATAGGTCAGTTTTTGAGCCCGGAGATTTATCACAAAAGTCCTCAAAAGACACAATCTCGTAATCCTCGTCATCTTCCCGTGTTTTCTCCGGTTTATAAGGTATTTTCGGCATAATTTTATCTTGATTTCTTTACACTAGGTGCGACGCAACGAACCCATGAATCTAATTTTAGCTATTGTTAAATAACATTACCGTATAGTTCTTTCACAATAGTTACTTAAGACTTAACAGTTAACAAAGCTAAATTACCATAGAATAGTTAGTTATTGAATCACAATAAGAAAttcaacaaaattttaacaataattcgtttgttattgtttttatttttctatcagCCAGTAATGGCAGAAGGGCTCAGATAGTTGGTCATTCTGCCTATTTCAGTAGTTCATTCAAATCATTATGACCGAATGATTTTGGTAAAGTTTTAAAGgtttcaattattttcaatcGCATTGGCTTCAAGTAAAACTCTGTATACATAAATTACATCTACAattttttctgtaataatatatcataatatagaTTGCAATTTTCTTGGccagtttgtttttttaaacaaaaaaaaaacaacacaccGTTCGCGCGTTTATGTTTCGGCACCTACCTATATTGTTTCGGGTAGTTTTACAAAACTGAAGGTAgtttgaaatttgtttttaacaatttGTAAGTCAAGCTACATAGAAGCAAATGCGTGGACAACATGGTGGACTGTGGATAgctaaaattttctttttaactcGTGGTTTTAAATTCTAACCGAATGAAGTAAATTGTGTCTATAATGGATTGGAAAAATGCTAAGATGTTGTTGGTTTCTACAGCAACAATCGTCGTCGCTTCACAAGTAGCGAAAAAAGTGTACAAATACTTTTTCAATTCTAAAGCGTCTCGCACGCCGGAGACAAACAGCGACGACACATGCAATGAAGTCCTTAGCCTAAAGAATCGTGAAATAAACGATGTCATACTATTCTCTGACGACGTGATTCGGCATACGATAAGAGTACCACCGAATAAAGACTTAACCATCTGTGAAAGCAGGGAGCTGAACTGCTTTAAACTAATTAAGTACATCAAATCAGCACGTGAAACTTTAGACGTGTGCATGTATTTAATTACAAGCAGTGAAATAGCTGAGCAAATCATAAGATTGGGACAGAAACATGTCATAGTGAGGATAGTTGTTGACAGTGATATGGCTTATTCACCTCCATcccaaattaaaaagttaaaagaatacagtaagtaatattaaattatttgcacGTAAAGACGTCCAAAGTAAATTTGTCTGCTCTTCCGTATGTTACTTACGCGCTTCTGAACCTAAAAAATTTGATGACATTCTAATACCTAGGTTGATTAAAGGGACCGTAGCCTGGATAATGCTTTACGATGCTATATGCTCCATGCGGTCAAAGCCACATTGTAAACTTCAAACCTAGCAGACGTTAATAAAGGCATGTAACCCAGTGGGAAGTGATTATTCTAAggatatttctatatttatcaTAATGTATGTTTCAGGTTTCATCCAAGTGCAGACGAACAAAAAGTCTATTTTGATGCACCACAAGTTTTGTATAGTTGACGGGCCCAAAGCCATCAGAAGAAAAAACATCTTGAAAGCACATGCGGAAAAATTAAACGTACATGCACAATTTACCAAAACTCACTATAAACCACCTACAAAGAACAAACTTGTAAGAGGTTTCGTGATGTCGGGATCATTAAATTGGTCTACTCAAGCTATGGTATCCAATCACGAAAGTGTTATTGTTACATCAAATCAAAATATAGTCGGAAAATTCGAGAAAGAATTTGAAAGTTTATGGGTGGAGAATGAGCCGGTGattaatttatacaaagatTTTTAAGTGCGGTAAATTCGTTTCCAAATTCAATTTCTAAAATTTTACTGTCTTGTTCACAGGCATTTATGACAACATCGTGATAGTACATCGGCAAAAGTTTTTAGCAtgtaatatactagatatattgTGGTaagtatgttataaaacaaactttattatatCCATAGAATTTCATAAGTAGTATAGATACTGCCTGAACAGTTTGCTAGTAGTTATCTCTATCCTTATCTACACACAGGCAGCACTG contains:
- the LOC142978496 gene encoding mitochondrial cardiolipin hydrolase-like; the encoded protein is MDWKNAKMLLVSTATIVVASQVAKKVYKYFFNSKASRTPETNSDDTCNEVLSLKNREINDVILFSDDVIRHTIRVPPNKDLTICESRELNCFKLIKYIKSARETLDVCMYLITSSEIAEQIIRLGQKHVIVRIVVDSDMAYSPPSQIKKLKEYSFIQVQTNKKSILMHHKFCIVDGPKAIRRKNILKAHAEKLNVHAQFTKTHYKPPTKNKLVRGFVMSGSLNWSTQAMVSNHESVIVTSNQNIVGKFEKEFESLWVENEPAFMTTS